ACTTCTGTGATGGGTTAATTGGCGGATGCCATGACAGCCCTGATCCATTCGAGGTAAGGAGGGATCCGAGTGTAAATCCCAGGTTTCTTCCAGTTGCCGCAGACACGTGAACCAGCGGCCACAACCCCTTCGGCCACACCATGGCAAACAAGGGGCCCTCCAGAATCGCCCTggacagagaagagagagcagaAAGGCCGAGGTTCAGAGGTGGGAACTCTTCCATCTTTTGCCCTGCCCACATCTCCCCAAAAGCAAGCCCCACTGAGCCCCATTGCATTTACTCCCAGGAAAGGGAGCTCAAAATTTCAGCCCGCGGGACCAGAAGCCCTTTCCCAGTGCCCAAAGGCGGCATAATTCCTATGGTGCCACCCTATTTAGTCCTGGGATCTGTTGTTCAAGGGGCATTAAGACCTCTTGGTCAAAGAGTTCTAAgcgtcaccaaactacaaatcccagggttcaatAAACTGCAGCtgcagcagttaaaatgggaCTGTAATGCTATCGGTGGGCAGTATGAAAGGCCCCTACGCTACAGAGAAGACGTCAAAACCCCTTTGGAGAAAACAAAGCCAAGCCAAGTTCTTGGTGAGTCTTTCTCATTCCTgactctaaagcagtgattcccaaattctgaccttccacatgttttggacttcagttcccagaatctcagactcttggtcaagatggctgaggcttctgggagctgcggTCCAAAATTATCTAGAGGACCAGACTTTGGGTACCAATACAAGTCAAAGGGTCCACATGCCTTGCTTGACCACAGCTGTGCCGGCAGCTAAaaattctctctcttcctcctcccttcctaccTTGCAGGTATCCTTGCGGGAATCCCTCTTGATCTCTGTGCACATCATGTTCTCTGTCACCTCCCCATCATGGTGGATCCTCCGATTGCAGGTGGCCCGGCTCAGGATGCTCAGCTCCACCGACTGTAGCCTGTCCGGACGTTTCCCAGTGTTGGTGGTGAGGCCCCAGCCGGCTGCCGTGCAGAGGGTCCCTGCGG
Above is a window of Sceloporus undulatus isolate JIND9_A2432 ecotype Alabama unplaced genomic scaffold, SceUnd_v1.1 scaffold_9437, whole genome shotgun sequence DNA encoding:
- the LOC121918355 gene encoding complement factor D-like — its product is MATLIKGHSSHPSSNQLAEPALLGTDVGTLAFQREDREVPAGTLCTAAGWGLTTNTGKRPDRLQSVELSILSRATCNRRIHHDGEVTENMMCTEIKRDSRKDTCKGDSGGPLVCHGVAEGVVAAGSRVCGNWKKPGIYTRIPPYLEWIRAVMASAN